One genomic region from Gossypium hirsutum isolate 1008001.06 chromosome D13, Gossypium_hirsutum_v2.1, whole genome shotgun sequence encodes:
- the LOC107918317 gene encoding protein ENHANCED DISEASE RESISTANCE 2 isoform X3, with protein sequence MIRGQTYLKNSAKIMGGNPLLKLIAVDWFKVDKATDKIALHPKSLAQSDAGKNLPFILVINLEIPAKPNYSLVLYYAAERPVRKDSLLEKFADGTDQFRDARFKLIPSIVEGYWMVKRAVGTKACLLGKAVTCKYFRQDNFLEDQDRELPIGSKQSYI encoded by the exons ATGATAAGAGGACAGACATACTTAAAAAATAGTGCCAAG ATAATGGGTGGAAATCCCCTTCTCAAGCTCATAGCTGTTGATTGGTTCAAAGTCGATAAAGCAACAGATAAAATTGCATTGCATCCAAAGAGTCTAGCTCAG TCTGATGCCGGAAAAAATCTTCCATTTATCCTTGTGATTAATCTCGAG ATTCCTGCGAAACCAAACTATAGTTTGGTCCTCTACTATGCTGCTGAAAGGCCAGTGAGGAAAGATTCTTTACTGGAAAAGTTTGCAGATGGAACGGATCAATTTCGTGATGCAAGATTTAAACTGATACCAAGCATTGTTGAG GGGTATTGGATGGTCAAGCGTGCAGTTGGAACAAAAGCTTGCCTACTTGGGAAAGCTGTTACATGCAAATACTTCAGGCAAGACAATTTTCTGGAG GACCAAGATCGCGAGCTACCCATTGGAAGCAAACAGTCCTATATCTAG
- the LOC107918317 gene encoding protein ENHANCED DISEASE RESISTANCE 2 isoform X4, translating into MGGNPLLKLIAVDWFKVDKATDKIALHPKSLAQSDAGKNLPFILVINLEIPAKPNYSLVLYYAAERPVRKDSLLEKFADGTDQFRDARFKLIPSIVEGYWMVKRAVGTKACLLGKAVTCKYFRQDNFLEVCIYIKILHPLSFPFYLRIEISKPA; encoded by the exons ATGGGTGGAAATCCCCTTCTCAAGCTCATAGCTGTTGATTGGTTCAAAGTCGATAAAGCAACAGATAAAATTGCATTGCATCCAAAGAGTCTAGCTCAG TCTGATGCCGGAAAAAATCTTCCATTTATCCTTGTGATTAATCTCGAG ATTCCTGCGAAACCAAACTATAGTTTGGTCCTCTACTATGCTGCTGAAAGGCCAGTGAGGAAAGATTCTTTACTGGAAAAGTTTGCAGATGGAACGGATCAATTTCGTGATGCAAGATTTAAACTGATACCAAGCATTGTTGAG GGGTATTGGATGGTCAAGCGTGCAGTTGGAACAAAAGCTTGCCTACTTGGGAAAGCTGTTACATGCAAATACTTCAGGCAAGACAATTTTCTGGAG GTTTGTATCTACATCAAAATTCTCCATCCTTTGTCCTTTCCATTTTATCTACGAATAGAAATCAGCAAGCCAGCCTAG
- the LOC107918317 gene encoding protein ENHANCED DISEASE RESISTANCE 2 isoform X1, giving the protein MIRGQTYLKNSAKIMGGNPLLKLIAVDWFKVDKATDKIALHPKSLAQSDAGKNLPFILVINLEIPAKPNYSLVLYYAAERPVRKDSLLEKFADGTDQFRDARFKLIPSIVEGYWMVKRAVGTKACLLGKAVTCKYFRQDNFLEVCIYIKILHPLSFPFYLRIEISKPA; this is encoded by the exons ATGATAAGAGGACAGACATACTTAAAAAATAGTGCCAAG ATAATGGGTGGAAATCCCCTTCTCAAGCTCATAGCTGTTGATTGGTTCAAAGTCGATAAAGCAACAGATAAAATTGCATTGCATCCAAAGAGTCTAGCTCAG TCTGATGCCGGAAAAAATCTTCCATTTATCCTTGTGATTAATCTCGAG ATTCCTGCGAAACCAAACTATAGTTTGGTCCTCTACTATGCTGCTGAAAGGCCAGTGAGGAAAGATTCTTTACTGGAAAAGTTTGCAGATGGAACGGATCAATTTCGTGATGCAAGATTTAAACTGATACCAAGCATTGTTGAG GGGTATTGGATGGTCAAGCGTGCAGTTGGAACAAAAGCTTGCCTACTTGGGAAAGCTGTTACATGCAAATACTTCAGGCAAGACAATTTTCTGGAG GTTTGTATCTACATCAAAATTCTCCATCCTTTGTCCTTTCCATTTTATCTACGAATAGAAATCAGCAAGCCAGCCTAG
- the LOC107918317 gene encoding protein ENHANCED DISEASE RESISTANCE 2 isoform X2 — translation MIRGQTYLKNSAKIMGGNPLLKLIAVDWFKVDKATDKIALHPKSLAQSDAGKNLPFILVINLEIPAKPNYSLVLYYAAERPVRKDSLLEKFADGTDQFRDARFKLIPSIVEGYWMVKRAVGTKACLLGKAVTCKYFRQDNFLESVMITSMLSLHILMFRLPNATN, via the exons ATGATAAGAGGACAGACATACTTAAAAAATAGTGCCAAG ATAATGGGTGGAAATCCCCTTCTCAAGCTCATAGCTGTTGATTGGTTCAAAGTCGATAAAGCAACAGATAAAATTGCATTGCATCCAAAGAGTCTAGCTCAG TCTGATGCCGGAAAAAATCTTCCATTTATCCTTGTGATTAATCTCGAG ATTCCTGCGAAACCAAACTATAGTTTGGTCCTCTACTATGCTGCTGAAAGGCCAGTGAGGAAAGATTCTTTACTGGAAAAGTTTGCAGATGGAACGGATCAATTTCGTGATGCAAGATTTAAACTGATACCAAGCATTGTTGAG GGGTATTGGATGGTCAAGCGTGCAGTTGGAACAAAAGCTTGCCTACTTGGGAAAGCTGTTACATGCAAATACTTCAGGCAAGACAATTTTCTGGAG AGCGTGATGATTACATCCATGCTTTCGTTGCATATTTTGATGTTTCGTTTACCAAATGCCACAAATTGA
- the LOC107919584 gene encoding uclacyanin 1 produces MARTLVCLAATAMLVQLAMAANYTVGGANGGWDSSTDLQTWAASQKFAVGDNLIFQYTPNHDLVEVTKADYDSCQTSSPIRTYTDGNTVVPLTSPGKRYFICGTLGHCSQGMQIEIDTLATSPTYQPSASPAPETSPSPAETPELALETSPSFPPSVYPAPETSPMPMETPEIVPETSPSLPPSVYLAPETSPLPTENPEAAPGSLSSDVVPSIESAGTSSSRSDLSQQPLPSSANTNSFRICLGFGFGLMLVVLLAL; encoded by the exons ATGGCGAGGACATTAGTATGTTTGGCTGCCACTGCCATGCTGGTCCAGTTAGCCATGGCAGCAAATTACACAGTTGGAGGTGCTAATGGAGGCTGGGATTCAAGCACTGACCTGCAAACTTGGGCTGCATCACAAAAATTCGCAGTAGGTGATAATCTGA TTTTTCAGTATACTCCGAACCACGATTTGGTTGAAGTTACAAAGGCGGACTATGATTCGTGCCAGACGAGTAGCCCGATTCGAACTTATACGGACGGCAACACAGTTGTACCTCTCACTTCCCCAGGGAAACGGTACTTCATATGTGGAACGCTTGGACATTGTAGCCAAGGGATGCAAATTGAGATAGACACATTAGCAACATCTCCTACATACCAACCCTCGGCCTCTCCAGCTCCGGAAACTTCTCCCTCGCCAGCCGAAACCCCGGAATTGGCTCTAGAAACTTCGCCTTCTTTCCCACCATCCGTGTATCCAGCTCCCGAAACTTCTCCCATGCCAATGGAAACCCCGGAAATAGTTCCAGAAACCTCGCCTTCTCTCCCACCATCCGTGTATCTGGCCCCCGAAACTTCTCCCTTGCCAACAGAAAACCCGGAAGCAGCTCCTGGCAGTCTATCTTCTGATGTCGTTCCTTCAATCGAATCGGCTGGAACCTCATCTTCTCGCAGCGATCTTTCACAACAACCACTTCCTTCATCAGCTAACACGAACAGCTTCCGGATATGCCTCGGATTCGGGTTTGGACTTATGTTAGTGGTGCTTTTGGCACTCTAA